From the genome of Primulina eburnea isolate SZY01 chromosome 12, ASM2296580v1, whole genome shotgun sequence, one region includes:
- the LOC140806926 gene encoding uncharacterized protein, with the protein MLLSQDMMEVGTITSHSSEKRPLANSTPVSQPKMPAEKNMNSSVFVNHAAIAWDENRRKWTGNLSQKPKRIPKDPIISWSMTYEDLLSTNDPFSEPIPLTEMVDFLVDIWLDEGLFD; encoded by the exons ATGTTATTAAGTCAAGATATGATGGAAGTTGGTACTATAACATCCCATTCCAGTGAGAAGAGACCTTTGGCAAATTCGACGCCTGTCAGTCAGCCAAAAATGCCAGCCGAGAAAAATATGAACTCGTCCGTGTTTGTCAATCATG CTGCAATTGCATGGGACGAGAACAGAAGAAAGTGGACTGGAAATTTATCCCAGAAACCTAAAAGGATACCGAAGGATCCAATTATAAG CTGGTCCATGACCTATGAAGACTTGCTCTCCACCAACGACCCTTTCTCCGAGCCAATCCCCTTAACT GAGATGGTAGACTTTTTGGTCGATATATGGCTAGATGAGGGCCTTTTTGACTAA
- the LOC140807396 gene encoding probable cysteine protease RD19D produces the protein MKGGGGLIFSVFVALLTCALTIRADLEDDPKILQVTDNYMANHHLLGTAAEHRFKNFMLEYGKEYPTRAEYLRRLGVFAANLIRAAEHQAMDPTAIHGVNQFSDLSEDEFETMYMGVKGQAGAATLLSNGEAAPELEVDGLPESFDWRELGAVTDVKMQGKCGSCWAFSTTGAIEGANFIATGKLLNLSEQQLVDCDHACDAKEKRACDDGCSGGLMTNAYKYLIDAGGIEDEDSYPYTEKRGECRFRPDKVAVKVVNFTNIPINENQIAAYLVHNGPLAVGINAVFMQTYIGGVSCPLICGKKWVNHGVLLIGYGARGYSILRLGYKPYWIIKNSWGRRWGEHGYYRLCRGHGMCGMNTMVSAVVTQTSQ, from the exons ATGAAGGGAGGAGGAGGTCTGATCTTCTCGGTGTTTGTTGCACTCTTAACCTGCGCACTGACCATCCGTGCTGACCTTGAAGATGACCCAAAAATCCTCCAAGTCACGGATAATTACATGGCTAACCACCACCTCCTGGGGACGGCGGCGGAGCATcgtttcaagaatttcatgCTGGAGTACGGGAAAGAATATCCTACTAGAGCGGAGTACTTGCGCCGCCTCGGTGTTTTCGCTGCTAACCTGATAAGGGCCGCCGAGCACCAGGCTATGGACCCCACCGCCATCCACGGTGTAAACCAGTTTTCCGACCTGTCCGAGGATGAGTTTGAGACTATGTACATGGGTGTAAAAGGCCAGGCTGGCGCCGCCACCCTGTTGAGTAATGGAGAGGCGGCGCCGGAGTTGGAGGTGGATGGTTTACCGGAGAGTTTTGACTGGAGAGAGCTAGGTGCTGTTACTGACGTCAAGATGCAG GGGAAGTGTGGCTCATGCTGGGCATTTAGCACCACAGGTGCGATTGAAGGAGCAAATTTCATAGCGACGGGAAAGCTCCTGAATCTCAGTGAGCAACAGCTTGTTGACTGCGATCACGCG TGTGATGCTAAGGAGAAGAGAGCTTGTGATGATGGATGTTCAGGGGGCCTCATGACGAATGCCTACAAGTATTTGATCGATGCTGGAGGCATAGAAGATGAGGATTCGTATCCCTATACTGAGAAGCGTGGCGAATGCAGGTTTCGACCTGATAAAGTCGCTGTCAAAGTCGTGAACTTCACCAACATTCCTATAAATGAAAACCAGATTGCTGCTTATTTGGTCCATAATGGCCCGCTTGCTG TTGGCATCAATGCTGTGTTCATGCAAACTTACATTGGTGGCGTATCATGCCCATTAATCTGTGGCAAAAAGTGGGTGAACCACGGCGTGCTCCTCATTGGCTATGGCGCGAGAGGTTACTCAATCCTTCGACTAGGTTACAAGCCATACTGGATCATCAAGAACTCATGGGGGCGGCGCTGGGGTGAACACGGTTACTATCGCCTATGTAGAGGGCATGGCATGTGTGGTATGAACACCATGGTTTCTGCTGTGGTGACACAGACTTCCCAGTAG